One region of Camelus bactrianus isolate YW-2024 breed Bactrian camel chromosome 22, ASM4877302v1, whole genome shotgun sequence genomic DNA includes:
- the YIPF2 gene encoding protein YIPF2, which translates to MAAADELAFHEFEEATNLLAQTPDAATTRSDQLTPQGHVAVVMDSGGSYGAEDEVESDKAALLQEEKQQPGFWTFGYYQSFFDVDTSQVLDRIKGSLLPRPGHNFVRHHLRNRPDLYGPFWICATLAFVLAITGNLTLVLAQRRDPSIHYSPQFHKVTVAGITIYCYAWLVPLALWGFLRWRRGVRERVGPYTFLETVCVYGYSLFVFIPTVVLWLIPVPWLQWLFGALALALSAAGLVFTLWPVVREDTRLAATVLLSTVVLLHALLAMGCKFYFFQPLPLEHVAPPHQATSQPPNTLPPTLPRSMAT; encoded by the exons ATGGCAGCGGCGGATGAGCTGGCCTTCCACG AGTTTGAGGAAGCCACCAATCTGCTGGCTCAGACCCCAGATGCGGCCACCACCAGAAGTGATCAGCTGACCCCCCAGGGTCACGTGGCTGTGGTCATGGACTCAGGTGGCAGCTATGGAGCTGAGGACGAGGTGGAGAGTGACAAGGCCGCG CTCCTAcaggaggagaagcagcagcCTGGTTTCTGGACCTTTGGCTACTACCAGAGCTTCTTTGACGTGGACACCTCACAG GTCCTGGACCGGATCAAAGGCTCGCTGCTGCCGCGGCCCGGCCACAACTTTGTACGACACCATCTGCGGAATCGGCCAGACCTGTATG gtcccttctggatatgtgccacACTGGCCTTTGTCTTGGCCATCACCGGCAACCTGACCCTGGTGCTGGCCCAGAGGAGGGACCCGTCCATCCACTACAGCCCCCAGTTCCACAAAG TGACCGTGGCCGGCATCACCATCTACTGCTACGCGTGGCTGGTGCCGCTGGCGCTGTGGGGCTTCCTGCGGTGGCGCAGGGGCGTCCGGGAGCGTGTGGGGCCTTATACcttcctggagactgtgtgcgtCTACGGCTACTCCCTCTTTGTCTTCATCCCCACCGTG GTCCTGTGGCTGATTCCTGTCCCATGGCTGCAGTGGCTCTTcggggccctggccctggccctgtcAGCCGCTGGCCTGGTGTTCACCCTGTGGCCCGTGGTCCGTGAGGACACTAGGCTGGCGGCCACAGTGCTGCTCTCCACCGTGGTGCTGCTCCACGCCCTCCTGGCCATGGGCTGTAAG ttttacttcttccagCCGCTGCCTCTGGAGCACGTGGCGCCTCCCCACCAGGCCACGTCTCAGCCCCCAAACACCCTGCCACCCACGCTGCCAAGGTCCATGGCAACCTAG
- the TIMM29 gene encoding mitochondrial import inner membrane translocase subunit Tim29, whose protein sequence is MAAAALKRFWSRSRVEAVDAAAAKPGVWARLGAWSRALLRDYAEACGDAAAAARARPGRAAVYVGLLGGAAACCALAPSEAAFEEALLDASGTLLLLAPATRNRDSEAHVQRLLWLRGRGCLRHVSLGLFSLVYEAPFDAQTSLYQARCRYLQPRWIDFPGRILDVGFVGRWWVLGARMRDCDINDDEFLHLPAHLRVVGPHQLHSEANERLFDEKYKPVVLTDDQVDQALWEEQMLQKKKKDQLALSQADSLLKSEVAR, encoded by the exons ATGGCTGCGGCCGCTCTGAAGAGATTTTGGTCCCGAAGCCGGGTAGAGGCGGTTGATGCTGCGGCGGCAAAGCCTGGCGTGTGGGCGCGGTTAG GTGCCTGGTCCCGGGCGCTGCTCCGGGACTACGCCGAGGCCTGCGGGGACGCGGCGGCAGCGGCGCGGGCCCGGCCTGGGCGGGCGGCGGTCTACGTGGGGCTGCTGGGTGGCGCGGCGGCCTGCTGCGCCTTGGCGCCGAGCGAGGCGGCCTTCGAGGAGGCGCTGCTCGACGCGTCGGGGACCCTTCTGCTGCTGGCTCCCGCCACACGCAACCGCGACTCGGAAGCGCACGTGCAGCGGCTGCTGTGGCTGCGGGGTCGAGGCTGCCTGCGCCACGTAAGCCTGGGCCTCTTCTCGCTTGTGTACGAGGCGCCCTTCGACGCCCAAACCAGCCTCTACCAGGCCCGTTGCCGCTACTTGCAGCCCCGCTGGATCGACTTCCCGGGTCGGATCCTGGACGTGGGCTTCGTGGGCCGCTGGTGGGTTCTGGGGGCCCGGATGCGCGACTGCGACATCAACGACGACGAGTTCCTCCACCTGCCGGCACATCTGCGCGTCGTCGGGCCGCATCAGCTGCACTCGGAGGCCAACGAGCGGCTCTTCGACGAGAAATACAAGCCTGTGGTGCTCACCGACGATCAGGTGGACCAGGCGCTGTGGGAGGAGCAGATGttacagaagaagaagaaggaccAGCTCGCCCTGAGCCAGGCCGACTCGTTGCTGAAATCAGAGGTCGCGAGATGA